A region from the Aegilops tauschii subsp. strangulata cultivar AL8/78 chromosome 5, Aet v6.0, whole genome shotgun sequence genome encodes:
- the LOC109755636 gene encoding histone H2A codes for MDASAAGAVAKAKKYVVGRKLGGGPRKKAVARSVKAGLQFPVGRIGRFLKKGRYAQRVGMGAPVYLASVLEYLAAELLELAGNAAKDNKKSRIIPRHLLLAIRNDQELGKLLAGVTIAHGGVLPNINPVLLPKKTAEKEPKSPKKAAKSPKKA; via the coding sequence ATGGAcgcctccgccgccggcgccgtcgcCAAGGCGAAGAAGTACGTGGTGGGGCGCAAGCTCGGCGGTGGCCCCAGGAAGAAGGCGGTGGCGCGGTCCGTCAAGGCCGGGCTGCAGTTCCCCGTCGGCCGCATCGGGCGCTTCCTCAAGAAGGGCCGCTACGCGCAGCGGGTCGGCATGGGCGCCCCCGTCTACCTCGCCTCCGTCCTCGAGTACCTCGCCGCCGAGCTTCTCGAGCTGGCCGGGAACGCCGCCAAGGACAACAAGAAGTCCCGCATCATCCCGCGCCACCTGCTGCTCGCCATCCGGAACGACCAGGAGCTCGGCAAGCTGCTCGCCGGCGTCACCATCGCGCACGGCGGCGTGCTGCCCAACATCAACCCCGTGCTGCTCCCCAAGAAGACGGCGGAGAAGGAGCCCAAGTCGCCCAAGAAGGCCGCCAAGTCCCCCAAGAAGGCTTAG